One window of the Melospiza georgiana isolate bMelGeo1 chromosome 14, bMelGeo1.pri, whole genome shotgun sequence genome contains the following:
- the PARD6A gene encoding partitioning defective 6 homolog alpha isoform X2 codes for MAKHHRTPARSAEPVIEVKSKFDAEFRRFAMKRSSAGSFQDFYQLLQTVHQIPRVDVLLGYTDIHGDLLPINNDDNYHKALSSANPLLRVIIQKKESDASVFASNSLQRKKKGLLRPAHYRAKPHLLIGMPQDFRQISSIIDVDILPETHRRVRLHKHGSDKPLGFYIRDGVSVRVAPQGVEKVPGIFISRLVKGGLAESTGLLAVSDEILEVNGIDVAGKSLDQVTDMMVANSHNLIITVKPANQRNNVIRSSKASGSSGVSTDSTPSQQTPSPASQYLSNYSTAESDEEGDLVIESDSASHYIPGGCPNGGPADGALRRSLSPHSSRGSLQSLGSHDGSPGRGSAREDGTLLTL; via the exons ATGGCCAAGCACCACCGCACGCCGGCGCGCTCCGCCGAGCCCGTCATCGAGGTCAAGAGCAAG TTCGACGCTGAATTTCGCCGCTTTGCCATGAAGCGCTCCAGCGCCGGCAGCTTCCAGGACTTCTaccagctgctgcagacagtGCACCAGATCCCACGGGTGGATGTGCTCCTGGGCTACACCGACATCCACGGGGACCTCCTGCCCATCAACAACGACGACAACTACCACAAAGCCCTGTCCTCTGCCAACCCCCTCCTCAGGGTCATCATCCAGAAGAAGG AGTCTGACGCCAGCGTCTTCGCCTCCAACTCCCTGCAGCGGAAGAAGAAGGGGCTGCTGCGGCCGGCGCACTACCGGGCCAAGCCTCACCTGCTGATCGGGATGCCCCAGGACTTCCGCCAGATCTCCTCCATCATCGACGTGGACATCCTGCCCGAGACGCACCGGCGCGTGCGGCTGCACAAGCACGGCTCCGACAAACCGCTGGGCTTCTACATCCGCGACGGCGTCAGCGTGCGCGTGGCCCCGCAGGGCGTCGAGAAGGTGCCCGGCATCTTCATCTCCCGCCTGGTGAAGGGCGGCCTGGCCGAGAGCACGGGGCTGCTGGCGGTCAGCGACGAGATCCTGGAGGTGAACGGCATCGACGTGGCCGGCAAGTCGCTGGACCAGGTGACGGACATGATGGTGGCCAACAGCCACAACCTGATCATCACCGTCAAGCCGGCCAACCAGCGCAACAACGTCATCCGCAGCAGCAAGGCCTCGGGCAGCTCCGGCGTGTCCACGGacagcacccccagccagcAGACCCCCAGCCCGGCCTCGCAGTACCTGAGCAACTACAGCACGGCCGAGAGCGACGAGGAGGGAGACCTGGTCATCGAGAGCGACAGCGCCTCGCACTACATCCCCGGGGGCTGCCCCAACGGGGGCCCTGCCGACGGAGCCCTGCGGAGGAGCCTGTCCCCACACAGCTCACGGGGctccctgcagtccctgggcagccacgacggcagccctggcaggggcagcGCACGGGAGGATGGCACCCTCCTCACCCTATAG
- the ENKD1 gene encoding enkurin domain-containing protein 1 isoform X2 — protein MCEGPSRISGPIPPDPGLFPEYYKRPLSARGRLEGNAQRLFLTSSPLDPVPSPCLALGSAQPAPRVRPSGKEFLERGQKGTLSLLLQLQGISLDGAVPAKRKEAKDYEKENVRRIKEIQRKCKEKERAQERSQPKPVKALWKSQKYENVESKVKAKLQETSPPANPEAVNFLRAYSRCGSGIKPCRPLSPRPARAKAGADTEAPEAQGAETKPAGEEGAVAQAGGGAAAEPARPRHPPGAHPDARGTAPRDPQQPETEPGAAGEGPGSAAHAWGQPQDAEEAGGAREEALPDRRGNQNFLKAKSLHQVGLLSCWGQVCCAALPDHPLLLGRNGHLFL, from the exons ATGTGTGAAGGGCCATCCAGGATTTCTGGACCCATTCCTCCAGACCCAGGGCTCTTCCCAGAGTATTACAAACGCCCCCTCTCAG ctcgAGGGCGGCTGGAGGGGAATGCTCAGAGGCTGTTTTTGACCTCCAGCCCCCTGGACCccgtccccagcccctgcctggctctgggcagtgcccagccagcccctcGTGTCCGCCCCAGCGGGAAGGAGTTCCTGGAGAGGGGACAGAAGGGGaccctcagcctcctgctgcagctccagggcatCTCCCTTgatggggcagtgccagccaagA GGAAAGAGGCCAAGGACTACGAGAAGGAAAATGTGAGGAGGATAAAGGAGATTCAGAGGAAGTGCAAGGAGAAGGAGCGAGCCCAGGAGCGCAGCCAGCCCAAGCCTGTGAAAGCTCTCTGGAAATCccagaaatatgaaaatgtgGAGTCAAAAGTGAAGGCCAAACTGCAG GAGACCTCTCCACCTGCCAATCCCGAGGCTGTGAATTTCCTGAGGGCGTATTCCCGCTGTGGCTCTGGGATCAAGCCATGCAgacccctgtccccaaggcctgCCAGGGCAAAAGCAGGAGCAGACACAGAGGCTCCAGAGGCACAGGGTGCTGAAACCAAG cctgctggagaggaaggagctgtggcGCAGGCAGGCGGAGGAGCGGCTGCGGAACCTGCCCGACCCCGACACCCCCCCGGGGCACACCCTGATGCCCGAGGGACAGCGCCTCGAGACCCTCAGCAACCTGAAACAGA gccaggagcagctggtgaAGGACCTGGTTCTGCTGCCCATGCGTGGGGACAGCCTCAGGATGCAGAAGAGGCGGGTGGAGCTCGAGAGGAAGCTCTCCCAGATAGACGAGGCAATCAAAATTTTCTCAAGGCCAAAAGTCTTCATCAAGTTGGactcctgagctgctggggccaggtgtgctgtgctgctctgcctgaccATCCTTTGTTGCTGGGCAGGAATGGACATCTCTTTTTgtga
- the ENKD1 gene encoding enkurin domain-containing protein 1 isoform X1, with translation MCEGPSRISGPIPPDPGLFPEYYKRPLSARGRLEGNAQRLFLTSSPLDPVPSPCLALGSAQPAPRVRPSGKEFLERGQKGTLSLLLQLQGISLDGAVPAKRKEAKDYEKENVRRIKEIQRKCKEKERAQERSQPKPVKALWKSQKYENVESKVKAKLQETSPPANPEAVNFLRAYSRCGSGIKPCRPLSPRPARAKAGADTEAPEAQGAETKLQVEGRSVDFIRHNACSAKRAPLRRSQSLQALAQLLQHRQQEQEQYNATQKGHVPQYLLERKELWRRQAEERLRNLPDPDTPPGHTLMPEGQRLETLSNLKQSQEQLVKDLVLLPMRGDSLRMQKRRVELERKLSQIDEAIKIFSRPKVFIKLDS, from the exons ATGTGTGAAGGGCCATCCAGGATTTCTGGACCCATTCCTCCAGACCCAGGGCTCTTCCCAGAGTATTACAAACGCCCCCTCTCAG ctcgAGGGCGGCTGGAGGGGAATGCTCAGAGGCTGTTTTTGACCTCCAGCCCCCTGGACCccgtccccagcccctgcctggctctgggcagtgcccagccagcccctcGTGTCCGCCCCAGCGGGAAGGAGTTCCTGGAGAGGGGACAGAAGGGGaccctcagcctcctgctgcagctccagggcatCTCCCTTgatggggcagtgccagccaagA GGAAAGAGGCCAAGGACTACGAGAAGGAAAATGTGAGGAGGATAAAGGAGATTCAGAGGAAGTGCAAGGAGAAGGAGCGAGCCCAGGAGCGCAGCCAGCCCAAGCCTGTGAAAGCTCTCTGGAAATCccagaaatatgaaaatgtgGAGTCAAAAGTGAAGGCCAAACTGCAG GAGACCTCTCCACCTGCCAATCCCGAGGCTGTGAATTTCCTGAGGGCGTATTCCCGCTGTGGCTCTGGGATCAAGCCATGCAgacccctgtccccaaggcctgCCAGGGCAAAAGCAGGAGCAGACACAGAGGCTCCAGAGGCACAGGGTGCTGAAACCAAG ctgcaggtggagGGCAGGAGCGTTGACTTCATCCGGCACAACGCGTGCAGCGCCAAGCGGGCGCCGCTGCGCCGCTCGCAGTCCCTGCAGGCGCTGgcgcagctgctgcagcaccggcagcaggagcaggagcagtaCAATGCCACGCAAAAGGGACACGTCCCCCAGTA cctgctggagaggaaggagctgtggcGCAGGCAGGCGGAGGAGCGGCTGCGGAACCTGCCCGACCCCGACACCCCCCCGGGGCACACCCTGATGCCCGAGGGACAGCGCCTCGAGACCCTCAGCAACCTGAAACAGA gccaggagcagctggtgaAGGACCTGGTTCTGCTGCCCATGCGTGGGGACAGCCTCAGGATGCAGAAGAGGCGGGTGGAGCTCGAGAGGAAGCTCTCCCAGATAGACGAGGCAATCAAAATTTTCTCAAGGCCAAAAGTCTTCATCAAGTTGGactcctga
- the PARD6A gene encoding partitioning defective 6 homolog alpha isoform X1, with product MAKHHRTPARSAEPVIEVKSKFDAEFRRFAMKRSSAGSFQDFYQLLQTVHQIPRVDVLLGYTDIHGDLLPINNDDNYHKALSSANPLLRVIIQKKAESDASVFASNSLQRKKKGLLRPAHYRAKPHLLIGMPQDFRQISSIIDVDILPETHRRVRLHKHGSDKPLGFYIRDGVSVRVAPQGVEKVPGIFISRLVKGGLAESTGLLAVSDEILEVNGIDVAGKSLDQVTDMMVANSHNLIITVKPANQRNNVIRSSKASGSSGVSTDSTPSQQTPSPASQYLSNYSTAESDEEGDLVIESDSASHYIPGGCPNGGPADGALRRSLSPHSSRGSLQSLGSHDGSPGRGSAREDGTLLTL from the exons ATGGCCAAGCACCACCGCACGCCGGCGCGCTCCGCCGAGCCCGTCATCGAGGTCAAGAGCAAG TTCGACGCTGAATTTCGCCGCTTTGCCATGAAGCGCTCCAGCGCCGGCAGCTTCCAGGACTTCTaccagctgctgcagacagtGCACCAGATCCCACGGGTGGATGTGCTCCTGGGCTACACCGACATCCACGGGGACCTCCTGCCCATCAACAACGACGACAACTACCACAAAGCCCTGTCCTCTGCCAACCCCCTCCTCAGGGTCATCATCCAGAAGAAGG CAGAGTCTGACGCCAGCGTCTTCGCCTCCAACTCCCTGCAGCGGAAGAAGAAGGGGCTGCTGCGGCCGGCGCACTACCGGGCCAAGCCTCACCTGCTGATCGGGATGCCCCAGGACTTCCGCCAGATCTCCTCCATCATCGACGTGGACATCCTGCCCGAGACGCACCGGCGCGTGCGGCTGCACAAGCACGGCTCCGACAAACCGCTGGGCTTCTACATCCGCGACGGCGTCAGCGTGCGCGTGGCCCCGCAGGGCGTCGAGAAGGTGCCCGGCATCTTCATCTCCCGCCTGGTGAAGGGCGGCCTGGCCGAGAGCACGGGGCTGCTGGCGGTCAGCGACGAGATCCTGGAGGTGAACGGCATCGACGTGGCCGGCAAGTCGCTGGACCAGGTGACGGACATGATGGTGGCCAACAGCCACAACCTGATCATCACCGTCAAGCCGGCCAACCAGCGCAACAACGTCATCCGCAGCAGCAAGGCCTCGGGCAGCTCCGGCGTGTCCACGGacagcacccccagccagcAGACCCCCAGCCCGGCCTCGCAGTACCTGAGCAACTACAGCACGGCCGAGAGCGACGAGGAGGGAGACCTGGTCATCGAGAGCGACAGCGCCTCGCACTACATCCCCGGGGGCTGCCCCAACGGGGGCCCTGCCGACGGAGCCCTGCGGAGGAGCCTGTCCCCACACAGCTCACGGGGctccctgcagtccctgggcagccacgacggcagccctggcaggggcagcGCACGGGAGGATGGCACCCTCCTCACCCTATAG
- the GFOD2 gene encoding glucose-fructose oxidoreductase domain-containing protein 2 — MKMLPGVGVFGTGSAARVLVPLLRAEGFSIEALWGKTEEEAKQLAEEMNISFYTSRTDDVLLHQDVDLVCINIPPPLTRQIAVKALGIGKNVLCEKAATSVDAFRMVTAARYYPKLMSIVGNVLRFLPAFVKMKQLIEEHYVGNVIVCDVRVYGGSLLSPQYSWICDELMGGGGLHTMGTYIIDLLSHLTSRRAEKVHGLLKTFVKQNTAISGIRHVTSDDFCVFQMLMSDGVCCTVTLNFNMPGSFTHEVMVVGSAGRLIARGTDLYGQKNSALQEELLFTDSLPVNKGLLEKGFKDIPLLYLKGMVYMVQALRQSFQEQEDRRTWDHKPVAMAASFEDGLYMQSVVEAIKKSSRSGEWETVEVMTEEPDANQNLCEALQRNNL; from the exons ATGAAAATGCTCCCTGGAGTGGGTGTGTTTGGAACTGGTAGTGCTGCCCGGGTCCTGGTGCCCCTGCTGAGGGCAGAAGGCTTCTCCATTGAAGCTCTTTGGGGCAAGACTGAGGAGGAGGCcaagcagctggcagaggaaaTGAACATCTCCTTCTACACGAGCCGCACCGACGACGTCCTGCTGCACCAGGACGTGGATTTGGTCTGCATCAACATCCCTCCACCCCTGACTCGGCAGATTGCTGTCAAGGCTCTAG GAATAGGGAAGAACGTGCTGTGTGAGAAAGCTGCTACCTCTGTGGATGCCTTCAGGATGGTGACAGCTGCCAGGTACTACCCTAAGCTGATGAGCATCGTTGGCAACGTGCTGCGGTTCCTGCCCGCCTTCGTGAAGATGAAGCAGCTGATAGAGGAGCACTACGTGGGCAACGTCATCGTCTGCGACGTGCGGGTCTACGGGGGCAGCCTGCTCAGCCCCCAGTACAGCTGGATCTGCGACGAGCTCATGGGAGGGGGCGGCCTGCACACCATGGGCACCTACATCATCGACCTGCTGAGCCACCTGACCAGCAGGAGGGCTGAGAAGGTGCACGGATTGCTCAAGACGTTTGTGAAGCAGAACACGGCCATCAGCGGCATCCGCCACGTCACCAGCGACGACTTCTGCGTTTTCCAGATGCTCATGAGCGACGGCGTGTGCTGCACCGTGACTCTCAACTTCAACATGCCCGGCTCCTTCACCCACGAGGTCATGGTCGTGGGCTCTGCCGGCCGCCTCATAGCGCGTGGCACAGACCTGTACGGGCAGAAGAACTCTGCtctccaggaggagctgctcttcaCAGACTCCCTGCCTGTCAACAAGGGCCTTCTGGAGAAGGGCTTCAAGGACATCCCGCTGCTCTACCTGAAAGGAATGGTGTACATGGTGCAAGCCCTGAGGCAGTCTTTCCAAGAGCAGGAAGACCGTCGGACGTGGGATCATAAACCTGTGGCTATGGCAGCCTCTTTTGAAGATGGCCTGTACATGCAGAGTGTGGTAGAGGCCATCAAGAAATCCAGTAGGTCAGGTGAGTGGGAGACTGTGGAGGTGATGACTGAGGAACCAGATGCCAACCAAAACCTCTGTGAGGCGCTTCAAAGAAATAACTTATGA